GATGAACGGCTGGCCGTTCTAAAAAAAATTAAAGCTTCAGATAACAAGTGAATTTTAATGTAAAGGAAAAACTACTATGCCAAATCCAGTTAAACGACATTCGAGAACAAGGAGAAACAAGAGGAGGTCTCACGATTTTCTCAAGCCCTCACAGGCTTCTGCGTGTCCGCAGTGCAGTGAACCGAAGCTGCCTCATCATGTCTGCCAAAACTGCGGAACGTATAAAGGGCGACAGGTGATTCCGGTTGAAAAGATCTCATAAGAACTTCAAATAAACGGTAAATGAAACCTGCAAGAGTGTTTTCATATACAGTAGAAGTTGAAAATACCGGATTCCCGTCTCTACGGGAATGACCATGGAGATCATTCAGGGCGAAATTCAAAGCCCTCATGAAGGGTCTGTCACCACAAACAGCTTATACACTTGAGGAGGGAGTGTTGATGAAACTCGAAGAAAGGGTTGTTGAAATTATTATTGAACATCTGGATGTCACAAAAGAAGAATGTGTGCCGGAGGCATCCTTTATAGATGATTTGGGAGCCGATTCCCTCGACTTGGTCGAGTTGATCATGGAAATGGAAGAAAATTTCGGATTGCAAATCTCCGATGAAGAGCTGGAAAAAATCCGTACAATACAAGATGTGATTGATTTTCTCAGGAGTAAAGGGGTAACATAATTGTGACATGATGCGAGGAAAAGATATTCCTGTCAAAAGAAGGATCGTCATAACAGGAGTCGGTGCAGTAACGCCCCTTGGCAACTCTGTCGAGGATACTTGGAAGGAAATCTGCAAGGGAAAATCAGGGATTGGAAAAATCACAAAATTCGATAGTACCGGATATGCAACAAAGATTGCCGGTGAACTGAAGAATTTCGATACCCGCAATTTTGTAAGCAAAAAAGAGCTTCGCAAGTTTGATGACTTCATTATTTATGCACTGGCAGCCACCGAGATGGCCTTGGCAGACTCGGAACTGGACATTAATAAAAAAAATGCTGAACGGGTTGGCGTAATCATAGGATCAGCTATCGGGGGCCTTGCAACCATGGAAAGAGAAAAAGAAGCAATCCTCCGTGGCGGTCCCAGAAAAATGTCGCCGTTTGCCATCCCTGCTGTTCTTGCAAATCTTGGCGCCGGCCATGTGTCGATCAGATTTGGAGCCAAAGGACCCATAAACTGCACCGCTACTGCCTGCTCTTCCGGTACCAACGCCATCGGGGATGCCATGAGAATCATCTCCGGCAACTATGCCGATGTTATGATCGCGGGAGGTGTTGATGCAGCAATTTCACCCCTCTGTGTAGCCGGGTTCAACGCAATGAGGGCGATATCTGTCAGAAATGATCAGCCTGAAAAAGCAAGCCGTCCCTTTGACAGAGATAGAGATGGTTTTGTTATCGGAGAGGGATGTGGAATTGTGATTCTGGAGGAATTAACCAAAGCACTCAACAGAAATGCCAGAATATATGCGGAAGTGGTCGGTTATGGATCGACCAGTGACGCCTACCACATGGCAATACCTCCTCCAGGACATGAAGGAGCGGCCAGATGCATGTCCGCTGCCCTGCACGATGCGCACATGAGTCCCGGCGACATCGACTACATAAATTGCCACGGCACATCAACACCGCCGAATGACCTCTACGAAACACAGGCTATCAAAAATGTCTTTGGTAATCACGCTGCGAAACTTGCTGTCAGCTCTACAAAATCCATGACCGGTCATCTTTTAGGGGCCGCAGGTGGTGTGGAGGCAATTTTTTCAGCACTCTCCATCACCGAAGGCATTATCCCACCAACCATAAATCTGGATAACCCTGCTCCTGAATGCGATCTCGATTATGTTCCCCATACGGCACGTAAAAAGGCTATTAAAACAGTTATGTCCAATACGTTCGGTTTTGGCGGGGTTAACGCCGTATTGATACTCAAGAAATTTGATGAACATTGATACCATGGCCAGGATAATTATCGGTTCTGATCACGCAGGTTTTTTATTGAAAGAGGCAATAAAACAGTACCTTGCCGACAAGGGATATGCATTAACTGACGTCGGTACTGACAGTACAGAGCCTGTTGATTATCCGGACTTCGCCGCCAAAGTGGCCAATAGGGTTTCAGCCGGAGGATTTGACCGGGGGATCCTGGTATGTGGTTCCGGCGCCGGTATGACCATTGTTGCAAACAAATTCCCCCATATCAGAGCAGCTTTATGCCTTGATGAAGAGACGGCCCGCCTGAGCAGACTGCATAATGATACAAACATCCTCGTCCTTGCCGGCAGGCGGACAGATACAGAATTAGCAAAATCAATTACTCAGATGTGGTTGAATACAGAATTTGAAGGTGGTCGCCATCAGAAGCGTATCGATAAAATCAGGGAAATAGAATCACGACTTTCAGGCAAGACCTGAACATTAAGTATGAAAAAAAACATGGCCAAGACGGTACCTCCAGAAACAGAAGCCAGCGACAAAAGAAACCGGCGGCCGACATGGGATGTATATTTCATGGATATTGCCGACCTCGTCTCGAAACGGTCCACATGTCTGAGACGAAGCGTTGGCGCTGTTCTCGTAAAGGATCGAAGGGTATTGGCTACAGGCTACAATGGCGCCCCATCAGGCCTTCATCATTGCCTGGATGTGGGGTGTTTGCGGGAACAGTTAGGTGTCCCTTCCGGTGAACGTCACGAACTTTGCCGGGGACTTCACGCTGAGCAAAACGCCATTATTCAGGCTGCTCTTCATGGAGTAAGTGTAAACGGTTCGACCCTCTACTGTACCAATCACCCCTGTATCATATGCGCCAAGATGATCATCAACGCAGGGATCATCACGGTAGTTGCAAAGGCAGATTACAGGGATAAATTAGCGGAAGATATATTAGAGGAAGCCGGTGTTGAGGTGTCTCGGATATGAAGTGTCCTTTTTGTGCAAATGCAGAGAACAGGGTTATTGACTCCCGGATCAGCAAAGACGGCGATGCAATCCGGAGACGGCGCGAGTGCATCTCCTGCGGAAAACGATTCACAACATACGAATTTGTGGAAGAAGTTCTCCCGATGGTGGTCAAAAAGGATGGCCGGAGAGAACCATTCGATAGGACAAAGATACGTTCCGGAATCAAGAAAGCCTGTGAAAAGCGCCCCATCAGTACGGATGCAATTGAAAGCATCGTGGAGAGAATTGAGCAGCGCTGCCAGGAGTATCAGGATAAAGAAATCCCCTCGTCCGTTGTCGGAGAGCAGGTTATGAAAGAACTCCAAAACTTAGACGGCGTTGCCTACGTTCGGTTCGCATCGGTATACAGAGAGTTTCGTGACGTAAGTGATTTTTTGGAGGAACTCAAGGACCTCCTGAGTGTAAAAAAAGACGAATCCAAATAACCAATAATACTAAAGATTACTACTTTTTTATGATGCCGTCATGTTCACAGGAATTATAGAAAACGCGGGGGCAGTTAAGCGGATAACGAGGAAGGGAGAAGATGCCCTTCTTGTTATCGATACGTCCTTGAATTTAGATGACATAAAAGTTGGTGACAGCATTGCTGTTAACGGCGCCTGTCTCACAGTAACTCAGAAAACGGACAGGAGCTTTTCTGCAGACGTATCTGCGGAAACCCTTGCCAGGACAAATCTTAAGTTGCTGAAGTCAGGAGACAGGGTAAACCTGGAAAAATCCTTGCGGATGAACAGTTTTTTAGGAGGGCATCTTGTCCTCGGCCATGTTGATGGACTGGGTAAGATTCAGGAAAAAATTAATAAAGCCAATTCACTCCAGTTCGGTCTGGAAATTGATACAGAATTAGGCCGATACATCGTAGAAAAGGGGTCAGTCGCTGTTGATGGGATAAGTTTAACGGTAAATCGCTGTGAAAAAAATAGATTTTATGTTAATATCATTCCCCACACAGCCCGGAACACAACATTGGAATTTAAAAAAGTGGCTGATCTGGTTAATATTGAAACCGATATCATCGGGAAATATGTGGAGAAATTCCTCAACCCAGGGAAAGGAATTGATATGAATTTCCTTGCGGAGCACGGATTTTTAAAATAACAATTACAGGTGACATAAATGGGTGTAAGTACGATAAAAGAAGCCATAGTAGATATTAAAAGCGGTAAAATGGTTATCTTAGTGGACGATGAAGACAGAGAAAACGAAGGCGATCTGTGCATGGCAGCGGAATTTGTTGCGCCGGAGGCCGTTAACTTCATGGCCAAATACGGCAGGGGACTCATATGCATGTCTCTCAGTGAAGACTTAGCTGACAGGCTGAATCTTCACCCTATGGTATCGGATAACCGGTCCAGTTTCGGAACCGCCTTTACCGTATCTATAGAAGCCAAGCGTGGTGTAACAACGGGTATTTCCGCTGCTGACAGGGCTACAACGATACGGACAGCCGTTGCAGACGACGTCACTCCCGATGACATCGTCAGCCCGGGACATGTTTTCCCCATACGTGCGAAAAAAGGCGGTGTACTGGTAAGAACCGGTCAGACCGAAGGTTCCGTGGATCTTGCACGATTAGCCGGGTTGAAACCCGCCGGTGTAATCTGTGAAATCATGAAGGACGACGGTACCATGGCCCGGATGCCCGACCTGGAGACCTTCGCAAAAAAACATGGGCTGAAGATAGTAACTATCGCTGATCTCATCCAATTCAGAATGCAACACGAATCCCTGATCAGGAGGGCGGCTTCCGCTACAATTCCCACCCGCTACGGGGGCACATTCAAACTCATTGTTTACGAAAATGATGTAGATAACATGCAGCATGTTGCCATGGTCAAGGGAGATATTGAGCCGGAAGACGAGGTACTGGTGAGGGTTCATTCAGAATGCCTGACCGGTGACGTCTTCGGATCAGAGAGGTGCGACTGCGGCTACCAACTCCATACAGCCATGAAGATGGTGGGAGAGGCGGGAAAAGGCGTCATCGTTTATATGCATCAGGAAGGCAGGGGTATTGGCCTTGTTAATAAAATCAGGGCCTACGAATTGCAGGAACGCGGGAAGGATACCGTTGAGGCCAATATCTCACTCGGGTTCAAGGCGGACTTACGAGACTATGGTATCGGCGCTCAGATACTTGCCGATCTGGGTGTCAGAAAGATGAAACTCATGACCAACAATCCGAAAAAAATTGTAGGGCTCGAAGGGTACGGTATAACCATTACCGAACGCGTTCCCATTGAGATAAAACCTAATGAGAGTAACATTAAATATTTGACAACAAAAAAGAAAAAGATGGGGCATTTATTAGAAGTATAGATTGTTATCAGGTCTTATATGCAGTTATAACCTGTGGGTAATTTTTTACGATTTTTTACTATGGAGAGGGGAGTATGCCAAGGATAATAGAAGGAAAGCTTATAGCCAAGGGAATGAAGTTTGGCATTGTCGCCAGTCGATTTAACGATTTCATCTGCGGAAGGTTGATTGAGGGCGCCATCGATGCCCTGACAAGGGCAGGTGCGGATGAAAAAGACATCCAGATTTATAAGGTTCCCGGTGCATTTGAGTTACCCGTAATAGCCAAAAAGCTTGCAAAAAGCGCACGGTTTGATGCGATTATTTGTCTTGGCGCGGTAATCAGGGGAGCTACACCCCATTTTGAATACATCAGCGCCGAGGTCACCAAGGGGATAGCGAGCGTTGGTCTGGAAACGGAGATACCAATATCCTTCGGTGTACTGACGACAGACACTATTGAACAGGCTATTGAAAGGGCGGGAACCAAAGCAGGCAACAAGGGATGGGATGCCGCCATGTCAGCCATAGAAATGGTAGATCTCTTCAGGAAATTATAGCCCCACAAATATAAAAAGAAGATCAAATTGATGCCAAACCACCAGGTTACGTTATTAAATACCGGCCAACCCTTGCTTGTTTCTACTACCTTGAATTTACTTTATGTATCTCGTTTCGTAACCGATATTAGCTGACCCTTCGTAAAGGGTGTCTGATGTTACAAAACCAGAGGAATTAATGCATCAAAGAAGAAAGGCAAGAGAGGTTGCCTTACAGGTTCTTTACGAGCTTGATATCCTGAATATCGATTCCAAAGAGGCGGTTTCGCTTTTCTGGGACAACTTTGAAGCGCCGGAAGAGTCCAGAAAATTCTCTACCCTTTTGATCGAAGGTACCTGGGGTAACAGAGAGCAAATAGACATCCTCATAAGCAGTTGTTCCGAACACTGGTCGCTTGCACGGATGTCAAGAGTAGATAAAAATATCCTCCGCATGGCCGTTTACGAGCTTATACACTGTCCTGATATACCCCCCAAGGTCACACTGAACGAGGCTATAGATTTAGGGAAATTGTACGGCTCTGAAAATTCCGGTTCTTTTATAAACGGTATTCTCGATGCCGTATACCTGAAATTATACAAAGAAGATACGAATCAAAACATCAACGGAATCGCCGGAAGTTCCGATTCATAGAATAGTGTTCTGAGTATTGCTGTGGGAGGCCCGATGAGTTATGGAAAAAAAGTATAAGCCCCAGGAACTTGAAAAAAAGTGGCAAACAATCTGGGAAGACAGGGGTGTTTTCAAGGTTACGGAAGACCCTGATAAAAAAAAGTACTACCTTCTGGAGATGTTTCCCTATCCATCCGGGAGAATTCACATCGGTCATGTGAGAAACTACACAATCGGTGATGTTGTAGCGCGATACAAGCGGATGAACGGATACAATGTCCTGCATCCCATGGGTTGGGATTCTTTTGGCATGCCCGCGGAAAACGCGGCCATTGAACATGGAATTCATCCGGCAACGTGGACAAATGAAAACATTGCCTATATGAAAAACCAGCTCAAAGAGATGGGGTTCAGCTATGATTGGGATAGAGAACTTTCCACCTGTGAACCTGAGTATTACCGCTGGGAGCAACTGTTTTTTCTCTGGATGTACGCCAAAGGACTCGCCTATAAGAAAAGTTCTATCGTAAACTGGTGTCAAAACTGTAAAACGGTTCTGGCAAATGAGCAGGTAGAAGCCGGTCAGTGCTGGAGATGCTCCGAGGAGGTCGAGGAAAAATATCTCGATCAGTGGTTTTTCCGTATTACTGCCTATGCCGAAGAACTCCTTGCCTATTTAGACAAGCTTCCCGGATGGCCTGAAAGGGTCATCACCATGCAGAAAAACTGGATAGGCAAAAGCTATGGTTGCGACATTTTTTTCCCTATGGCTGACGGCAATGGCATGATCCAGGTCTTCACAACGAGGCAGGACACTGTATATGGAGCAACGTTTATGCTGGTTGCTGCCGAACTTCCCCTCGTTATGGAACTGGTTAAGGGAAAACCGATCGAAAATGAAGTCAGGGAATTTGTGGAAAAGGTCAAAAAGCAGGACAAGTTGATGAGGACCTCGGAATATTATGAAAAAGAGGGTGTTTTCTTAGACGCCTACTGCCTCAATCCGGTAACAAAGAAAAAGATGCCCATCTATGCTACAAACTTCGTTGTTGCAGAGTACGGAACGGGTTGTGTCATGGCAGTCCCCACCCATGACCAGCGGGATTTTGAATTCGCGAAAAAATTCAATCTTCCCCTCATTGTGGTCATACAGCCACCCAAAAAGCCTCTCAACATCCACACCATGACGCAAGCTTACGTTGAGGAAGGAAATCTCATTAACTCAGCGCAATTCAACGGTATGGAAAACACGAAGGCCCTTGATGCGATCGCAGAATATCTGGAATCTATCGGTCGGGGCAAAAAAACGATACAGTATCGTTTGAGAGACTGGGGCATTTCCCGGCAGCGATACTGGGGGGCTCCGATTCCCATTATTTACTGCGATAATTGCGGCACTGTACCGGTGCCCGAAGCCGGCCTTCCCGTCATTTTGCCACGTGACGTGGAGCTGACAGGAGAGGGGGGAACTCCACTTGCAAGGCACAAAGCATTTGTGGAAACCTCATGCCCGCAGTGCGGCAGCGCGGCAAAGCGAGAAACCGATACTATGGACACGTTCGTCGAATCTTCCTGGTACTTTGACCGTTTCTGCTCCCCCGACTATGCCGAGAAACCCGGGCTTGACAGACAAAAGGTCCTCTACTGGATGCCGGTGGATCAGTATATCGGCGGGATTGAACACGCCATCCTCCATCTCCTTTATTCACGATTCTACACAAAGGTGCTGAGAGATTATGGTGTCCTGGATTATGATGAACCCTTTACCAACCTTCTGACCCAGGGCATGGTCTGCAAAGAGACGATGCGCTGCAAAGAGCATGGTTATCTCTTTCCCGAAGAGGTGAAGGAAGGAAAATGCGTTCGATGCCAGAGTGACGTCATGATCGGTAAATCTGAAAAGATGTCCAAATCCCTGAAAAACGTCGTCGACCCCGATTACCTGATCAAAAACTACGGCGCCGACACGGTCAGGATGTTCTGTCTCTTTGCGGCGCCCCCGGAAAAGGACCTGGAGTGGAGTGATCAGGGAATCGAAGGATCATTCCGCTTTCTTAACAGGGAATGGCGAATTGTAATAGATTACCTCAATGATATCCGTGATGTTACGTCCTTCGATGGAAAGCAAGCACTCGAAGGAGAATTGAAAAACCTGAGGCGAAAAACCCATCAGACGATCAGGAAAGTTACCCGTGATATTGAGGATCGCTTCCACTTTAATACGGCCATAAGCGCCGTCATGGAGCTGGTGAACGCCCTGTACCTGATCGAGCGGCCGGCGAAGAAAGACTCAACGGCACTGTCCGTCATCAGGGAGGCCATCGAAACGATCATCATATTACTGGCGCCCATTGTTCCTCACATAACCGAAGAACTCTGGACGGCACTGGGTTATGAAAGCAATTTAGCCGACATTCCCTGGCCGGTGTATGATCATGAAGTTGCTGCAGAAGAGGAAATTACCATAGTTATTCAGATTAATGGAAAAGTAAGGAGCAGGATGGTCGTCCCCGCGGATGAGGACGGTGAAAAGATCAAAGCCCTTGCCCTCAGCGATGAGAAGATTATCGGTTTCATTTCCGGCAAAAAAGTATTGAGGGAAATATATGTCCCCAAGAAGCTTGTCAATATTGTGGTTCAGTAACAAACATAACAGAATTTCACACACGCGCCGTGCATTTTTTCGCTTCAGCGGATTAACGATCATTGCATGCCTTCTGCCATTTATTCTCGTCTTAGGCTGCGGCTACCGCTTCAGTCCCGGCGGAGAACATATCGACAAAAACATCCGGAAAATTTTCGTAGACAATTTTTCCAACAGGACCAGTGAGGCCAATATCGAAAATACCTTCAGGAGTGCCTTTATCGATCAATTTGCCATAAGCAGAAGGTTCACTCTTGTTGACAGCCGAGAAAAGGCGGATGCCGTATTCAGGGGCAGGATAGACAGCCTCACAACTTCTCCTCTTTCTTATCAAAAAAGTAACATTGCTGCGGAAGAGCGTTTAACCGCAACAATGGAGCTCGTCTTTGAAGAGCAGGGCACCAAAAAAATTATCTGGACCAACAGAAATTTTTCGGGAACCCAGGACTACGCCGTTCCCGACCTGAACACGAAAGAAACAAGGCGAAAAGACGCCCTTATCAAGCTGTCGAATGATACAGCCGAAAGGGCATACAGATTAATGATGTCGGGCTTTTAAGAGGGGATTGTTCTTTAAAGAGGAAAGTGAAGAATTATCCCTGAAGGGCATTTACCTTTTTGGTTAATCTCGATATCTTCCGCGAAGCCGTCTTTTTATGAAATACGCCTTTAGAAGCTGCTTTATCGATTGCCGGTATGGCTTTGGCAAGAGCAGTTTCCGAACTTGCCTTATCCTTTGTTTCAACTGCCCTTACCACCGATTTTACTTGTGTCTTAACGCTCGATTTTGCCGAGGCGTTTCTCATACGTTTTTGTTCGTTCTGCCTGCTTCTTTTTTCTGCGGATTTATGTGTAGCCAAAAACTATCCTCCTTTATTAATCTTACGATGTAGGGCAGTTTTCTATATGAATTCGCGGATCATGTCAAGCTGAAATTATCTCATAGCAATTCGCCGTTAAATAATGTCGGGCAAGACATCCAACCTACTTGAACACTAGAACAGGCGCCCCGTAAAGCTGCAAACCGGCAACGATAGCAGGCAAAATAATTTCTCTGCCAGGAACATAATTCGTCTTGACTTTTTTGTTTTGTTTCAGGTACTTACAGTGAAGGCTCTGACCATAGATCCGCATGATTATACTATGCGGATTTTGTTGAGCCGCTTGCTTATCAAAAGTGTAGCGATAATCAACGCATGGAGGCAGTAAAAGGAGGTATTCGATGGGAAACGCGGTAACGAAAATTCTATCAGAAGCGAAGCAACAAGGGAGAACA
This genomic window from Deltaproteobacteria bacterium contains:
- the rpmF gene encoding 50S ribosomal protein L32, whose product is MPNPVKRHSRTRRNKRRSHDFLKPSQASACPQCSEPKLPHHVCQNCGTYKGRQVIPVEKIS
- a CDS encoding acyl carrier protein, which codes for MMKLEERVVEIIIEHLDVTKEECVPEASFIDDLGADSLDLVELIMEMEENFGLQISDEELEKIRTIQDVIDFLRSKGVT
- the fabF gene encoding beta-ketoacyl-ACP synthase II; protein product: MRGKDIPVKRRIVITGVGAVTPLGNSVEDTWKEICKGKSGIGKITKFDSTGYATKIAGELKNFDTRNFVSKKELRKFDDFIIYALAATEMALADSELDINKKNAERVGVIIGSAIGGLATMEREKEAILRGGPRKMSPFAIPAVLANLGAGHVSIRFGAKGPINCTATACSSGTNAIGDAMRIISGNYADVMIAGGVDAAISPLCVAGFNAMRAISVRNDQPEKASRPFDRDRDGFVIGEGCGIVILEELTKALNRNARIYAEVVGYGSTSDAYHMAIPPPGHEGAARCMSAALHDAHMSPGDIDYINCHGTSTPPNDLYETQAIKNVFGNHAAKLAVSSTKSMTGHLLGAAGGVEAIFSALSITEGIIPPTINLDNPAPECDLDYVPHTARKKAIKTVMSNTFGFGGVNAVLILKKFDEH
- the rpiB gene encoding ribose 5-phosphate isomerase B, with the protein product MARIIIGSDHAGFLLKEAIKQYLADKGYALTDVGTDSTEPVDYPDFAAKVANRVSAGGFDRGILVCGSGAGMTIVANKFPHIRAALCLDEETARLSRLHNDTNILVLAGRRTDTELAKSITQMWLNTEFEGGRHQKRIDKIREIESRLSGKT
- a CDS encoding cytidine/deoxycytidylate deaminase family protein, whose translation is MAKTVPPETEASDKRNRRPTWDVYFMDIADLVSKRSTCLRRSVGAVLVKDRRVLATGYNGAPSGLHHCLDVGCLREQLGVPSGERHELCRGLHAEQNAIIQAALHGVSVNGSTLYCTNHPCIICAKMIINAGIITVVAKADYRDKLAEDILEEAGVEVSRI
- the nrdR gene encoding transcriptional regulator NrdR, whose protein sequence is MKCPFCANAENRVIDSRISKDGDAIRRRRECISCGKRFTTYEFVEEVLPMVVKKDGRREPFDRTKIRSGIKKACEKRPISTDAIESIVERIEQRCQEYQDKEIPSSVVGEQVMKELQNLDGVAYVRFASVYREFRDVSDFLEELKDLLSVKKDESK
- a CDS encoding riboflavin synthase; amino-acid sequence: MFTGIIENAGAVKRITRKGEDALLVIDTSLNLDDIKVGDSIAVNGACLTVTQKTDRSFSADVSAETLARTNLKLLKSGDRVNLEKSLRMNSFLGGHLVLGHVDGLGKIQEKINKANSLQFGLEIDTELGRYIVEKGSVAVDGISLTVNRCEKNRFYVNIIPHTARNTTLEFKKVADLVNIETDIIGKYVEKFLNPGKGIDMNFLAEHGFLK
- a CDS encoding bifunctional 3,4-dihydroxy-2-butanone-4-phosphate synthase/GTP cyclohydrolase II translates to MGVSTIKEAIVDIKSGKMVILVDDEDRENEGDLCMAAEFVAPEAVNFMAKYGRGLICMSLSEDLADRLNLHPMVSDNRSSFGTAFTVSIEAKRGVTTGISAADRATTIRTAVADDVTPDDIVSPGHVFPIRAKKGGVLVRTGQTEGSVDLARLAGLKPAGVICEIMKDDGTMARMPDLETFAKKHGLKIVTIADLIQFRMQHESLIRRAASATIPTRYGGTFKLIVYENDVDNMQHVAMVKGDIEPEDEVLVRVHSECLTGDVFGSERCDCGYQLHTAMKMVGEAGKGVIVYMHQEGRGIGLVNKIRAYELQERGKDTVEANISLGFKADLRDYGIGAQILADLGVRKMKLMTNNPKKIVGLEGYGITITERVPIEIKPNESNIKYLTTKKKKMGHLLEV
- the ribE gene encoding 6,7-dimethyl-8-ribityllumazine synthase, yielding MPRIIEGKLIAKGMKFGIVASRFNDFICGRLIEGAIDALTRAGADEKDIQIYKVPGAFELPVIAKKLAKSARFDAIICLGAVIRGATPHFEYISAEVTKGIASVGLETEIPISFGVLTTDTIEQAIERAGTKAGNKGWDAAMSAIEMVDLFRKL
- the nusB gene encoding transcription antitermination factor NusB; translation: MHQRRKAREVALQVLYELDILNIDSKEAVSLFWDNFEAPEESRKFSTLLIEGTWGNREQIDILISSCSEHWSLARMSRVDKNILRMAVYELIHCPDIPPKVTLNEAIDLGKLYGSENSGSFINGILDAVYLKLYKEDTNQNINGIAGSSDS
- the leuS gene encoding leucine--tRNA ligase, giving the protein MEKKYKPQELEKKWQTIWEDRGVFKVTEDPDKKKYYLLEMFPYPSGRIHIGHVRNYTIGDVVARYKRMNGYNVLHPMGWDSFGMPAENAAIEHGIHPATWTNENIAYMKNQLKEMGFSYDWDRELSTCEPEYYRWEQLFFLWMYAKGLAYKKSSIVNWCQNCKTVLANEQVEAGQCWRCSEEVEEKYLDQWFFRITAYAEELLAYLDKLPGWPERVITMQKNWIGKSYGCDIFFPMADGNGMIQVFTTRQDTVYGATFMLVAAELPLVMELVKGKPIENEVREFVEKVKKQDKLMRTSEYYEKEGVFLDAYCLNPVTKKKMPIYATNFVVAEYGTGCVMAVPTHDQRDFEFAKKFNLPLIVVIQPPKKPLNIHTMTQAYVEEGNLINSAQFNGMENTKALDAIAEYLESIGRGKKTIQYRLRDWGISRQRYWGAPIPIIYCDNCGTVPVPEAGLPVILPRDVELTGEGGTPLARHKAFVETSCPQCGSAAKRETDTMDTFVESSWYFDRFCSPDYAEKPGLDRQKVLYWMPVDQYIGGIEHAILHLLYSRFYTKVLRDYGVLDYDEPFTNLLTQGMVCKETMRCKEHGYLFPEEVKEGKCVRCQSDVMIGKSEKMSKSLKNVVDPDYLIKNYGADTVRMFCLFAAPPEKDLEWSDQGIEGSFRFLNREWRIVIDYLNDIRDVTSFDGKQALEGELKNLRRKTHQTIRKVTRDIEDRFHFNTAISAVMELVNALYLIERPAKKDSTALSVIREAIETIIILLAPIVPHITEELWTALGYESNLADIPWPVYDHEVAAEEEITIVIQINGKVRSRMVVPADEDGEKIKALALSDEKIIGFISGKKVLREIYVPKKLVNIVVQ
- a CDS encoding LptE family protein, producing MSPRSLSILWFSNKHNRISHTRRAFFRFSGLTIIACLLPFILVLGCGYRFSPGGEHIDKNIRKIFVDNFSNRTSEANIENTFRSAFIDQFAISRRFTLVDSREKADAVFRGRIDSLTTSPLSYQKSNIAAEERLTATMELVFEEQGTKKIIWTNRNFSGTQDYAVPDLNTKETRRKDALIKLSNDTAERAYRLMMSGF
- the rpsT gene encoding 30S ribosomal protein S20 encodes the protein MATHKSAEKRSRQNEQKRMRNASAKSSVKTQVKSVVRAVETKDKASSETALAKAIPAIDKAASKGVFHKKTASRKISRLTKKVNALQG